CGGCGGAGCTCGGCGGCGGCGAGGGCGTCTTTCCGCTTCTGTTCGGCGGCGGCGAGGGCGTCGGCGCGGTCCTGCTCGCGGTCGGCGACGCGGTCCTGTCGGCGCTCGTTGTAGTAGTCGTTCACTGGGGGGTCTCCTTGCTGGGGGAGGCGAGGGAGTCGAGGGCGGCGCGGTCAGCGCGGCGGCGGTTTTCGGCGGCCCAGAGTTCGGCGCACCGGGCGTCCCGGTGGGCGGTGGTCCGGTCGGTGAGGCCGTGGCGGGCGAGGGTCTCGGTGGAGACGTCGCGGACCAGGGCGCACACGGCGGCCGTCACGGCGCCGGGGTCGGGGCCGGGATCTTGGGCGAGGCCGGGGCCGGGGCCGGGGTGCCGGCGCGAAAGTCGGCGGCCAACCGGACGGCGAGGCGGAGGAGTACGGCACCCCCGGCGAGGTAGGCCGCGGACTTGGCCACGGTCACCACGGCGGCGAGGAGGGTCACCACGACGGGGGCGGCGAAGTGAGCCGCGAGGCCGAGGAGGAGGACCAGGGCCAGGAGGGCGGCGGGGTGGAGCCGGTCGGCGAGGCCGAGGGAGGCGCGCAGCGCGCGGCCGGTGGCGCGGCGGGTGATCGTCACGCGGCCCACCGCCCGAGGCCCTCGTCGAGCTCGTCGTACTCGTACCCGTCGGCGGTGTCGGCGCGCTCCAACTCGTCGGCGAGGACGAGGAGACGGCCGTACGAGCGGGGGACGTCCACGAACCCGGTGTCGATCATGTCCACCAGGGCGGCGACCCGGGCGTACTCCTCGCCGAACGCGGCGAGGAGGGCCTCGGTCTGCTCGGCCTCGGTGAGGTCGGCGGGGATCTCGTACTCGAACCCGAGGACGAGGTCGAGGTCGAGGCCGATCACGGTGGACACGTCCATGCGGGTGTCCGGGGAGATCGGAAGTCGCGTTTCCGGTGCGATCTGGGGCAGGGTGTTGCTCACGCGGATCACTCCTCTGAGTCAGTCAGGGCCGGTCCGCCGAGCGGTCCCGGGAGCGTGGTCTAGACGCCCCGGGGCCGCGCCCTTTTGGGCGTGGCGGTCCGTAGCAATGCAGGCCCGAAGGCCGTTACTGCCTGTGCCGAGCGGCACGCCTTGAGTGAATCATCGAATGGATTCCATTGCAAGAGTCTTGGATTCCATTACTAGCGATTCGGATTCCATCTATGCTGTGATGGCAGTCAAAGCCGTGCGAATGGGTTCCAGATAGGGTGACCACATGACAGAGGACGAGCCGCGCCGAGCGACTTTCAGACTGGTTGCCGACGAGGTGCGCGAACGGATCAGGACCGGGGCGTACGCCCCGGGCTCCAAGCTGCCGACGGAGGACGAACTCGCGGTCGAGCTCGACACCAACCGGGGAACGACGGCGCAGGCCCTACGCCTCCTTGCGGGACAAGGGCTGATCAGCAAGGGCCGCAAGGGGGCGTACGTCCACCGGATCGTGTCCAAGATCGTCAGGGACTCGACGTCACGGTACGTACGGGCCCGCCGCGAGGAGGGGCAGGCGCGGGGAGCGTTCGAGGCCGAGATCCGCGGACTCGGCATGACCCCGACATCCGTCACCGGAACCGAACATGTCCAGCCGCCGGCATGGGTGGCCGACGCCCTCGGGGTGGACGCACACACCGTGTCGGTGCTCGCCCGGCGCCGCCGGATGCTGGCCGATGACGTACCCGTCCAGCTCGCGACCTCATACCTCCCGCTGGAGATCGCCGAGGGAACGCAGCTCGAAGAGATCGACACCGGGCCGGGCGGGTCGAAATCCAGACTGGCCGAGCTCGGCCACCCACAGGCCACGATCACGGAAGAGATCGAGGTCCGGAACCCCACGGCCGAGGAGGTCGCCGCCCTCGACATGACGGAAGATCAGCGCGTTATCGAGATCATCCACACCGGCCGCACCGAGGACGGGCGGGCGGTCGAGGTGACCCGTCACGTTCTGCCCTCGCACCTGTGGCGCCTGTCCTACTCCTGGCCGCTCGGCCCCACGCACTGACCACCCAAGAAGGGAACCGACCCCATGGCACAGAACACGATCGGCACCGCCGGAATCATCCGGGACGCCCGCAGCCGCTACCGCACCGCGCAGCGCGAGGAGGGCGGGGCACACGGCGCGTTCGAGGGTGAGACCCGCCGCAGCGGGGGCGAGCCTCGCGCCGAGGTGACCGTGAGCCGGGCCGAGGCCCCGGCCGACGTCGCCGAGCTGCTCGCCGTCGAGGGCGCCGCCGTCCTCCGGGCCCGCCGTATGTTCGTCGGCGAGGACCTGGTCCAGCTCGTCAACACATGGATTCCGGTGGACGTCGCCGAGGCGGCCGGGGTCGAGTCGGTCGACACGGGCGCCGGCGGGATCATCTCGCGCATGGCCGAGGCGGGTTTCTCGCAGGGTTCCGAGGCCGTCGAGGACGTCGACCAGCGACCCGCGACGGCGGACCAGGCCGCCGCGCTCGGCGTCGAGGAGGGCGAGCTCCTCCTCACCGTGACCCACGTCGGCCGCACGGCCGAGGGCCGGGCCGTCGAGGTCACCCGGCACACTCTCGGGCGCGGCTGGACACTGCGCTACGCCGTACCGCTGGACTGATCACCGAACCGCCCGCAGAACAGAGCGCCCGGCCCCGGAAGGGGTCGGGCGCTCTTGCGTTCCCGGGCTCCGCCTCGCCCTCCGAACGGGTGGATTTCCCCTCGCGTACGCGGGCGCAGCCTGACGGCATGAGTCCAACTAGTCACGTTTCACGGGTACTTGACGGTTTAGTGATGATCTGTCACGTTTCCATTCGCCCAACCCTGGGCCCACCGAGAGAGAGGTCGATCACCCATGACGCGACGCACCGAGTACGACGAGAGGCAGGCCGCCGGACGGCTCCGCGTGCCCATCACGGCGTTCCGCTGGGCCGTTCATGCGGGCATCGTGCCCCGGGCGGAGGAGCCCGGTTGGACATGGCCCCGGGCGGCCGTCGAGGCGATGGACCCGGACGCCATCACGGCCGGACTGCCCGGCGATCCACTGTCCGGCCGGCAGGCCGCGGACCGGATCGCCGAGGCCCTCGGCACGCCGAACGCTCCCGGTGAGCCCCCGGCCGTGACGGCGTTTGTCGTGCGCCGGTTCATCGCGGCCGGGATGCTCACCGAGCTGTCCGCCAACCCCGACGGCTCCCTCGTCCACCCGTCCCAGGTGGCCGAGGTCTGCGCCCGTCCGGATCTCGCCGAGCTCGTCGCGGCGGACTCGCCGCTCGGCCCGGACCAGGCCGCCGCCCGCCTCGGTGTCCGCCGTACGGACTGGGATCACATGGTTCGCCTGGGATGGATCGCACCGGCCGAGTGGCGGGAAATCCGGTTCGGAACGAGCCGGGCCGGGGCGGTCGACGTCCCTCTCTACCGGTCCGCCGACGTGGGAGCACTGCCCGACGCTCACCCCGAGGTCGATTGGCCGACCCTGCGAACCGTGGGGAAGGGACGGCGCTCCCCGCTCGTCGCCTTGAAGTAGTCCCCCGGGCATGGCAGAGGCCCCGCGCTCCGGAGCGCGGGGCCTCTGCCAT
The sequence above is drawn from the Streptomyces sp. NBC_00078 genome and encodes:
- a CDS encoding GntR family transcriptional regulator encodes the protein MTEDEPRRATFRLVADEVRERIRTGAYAPGSKLPTEDELAVELDTNRGTTAQALRLLAGQGLISKGRKGAYVHRIVSKIVRDSTSRYVRARREEGQARGAFEAEIRGLGMTPTSVTGTEHVQPPAWVADALGVDAHTVSVLARRRRMLADDVPVQLATSYLPLEIAEGTQLEEIDTGPGGSKSRLAELGHPQATITEEIEVRNPTAEEVAALDMTEDQRVIEIIHTGRTEDGRAVEVTRHVLPSHLWRLSYSWPLGPTH
- a CDS encoding UTRA domain-containing protein, whose protein sequence is MAQNTIGTAGIIRDARSRYRTAQREEGGAHGAFEGETRRSGGEPRAEVTVSRAEAPADVAELLAVEGAAVLRARRMFVGEDLVQLVNTWIPVDVAEAAGVESVDTGAGGIISRMAEAGFSQGSEAVEDVDQRPATADQAAALGVEEGELLLTVTHVGRTAEGRAVEVTRHTLGRGWTLRYAVPLD